The genomic window AAGACACCTCCTGATCCACTTGGACTTTTACCCATTTTTGTTGTTTATGACTTTCTACTATTGCATCGATAATAGACATTGATACATGTCCATCTTCAAAGGTCGCGAAGTTTGTTTGATCTTTTAATGGGTCTTTTCCATCCCGAATGAATGTATAAAATTGTAACATCATATTTTTTAAAGCGTCAGGCCAGCCTTCATTATGCCCTCCGGGATGGTGTATCGAAGATCTTGCTTCCGGTGCAAATAAAGCAGGATCTGCCAAAAGAATTTCATTTGGTTTGTCGCGATAACCGATCCATAATTTCTCCGGTTCCTCTTGATTCCAATAAGCTGAACTTTTGCTGCCATCGATTTCAAAACTAAGCCTGTTTTTCCTGCCGGCACTTACTTGAGAAACTGTAAACACACCTCTAGCCCCATCATGAAAACGCACAAGAACCGACGCATAATCTTCTGTTTGGATCGTTACTTCTTCATAATTCTCTTCTTCCGTATTTTGTGTACCGAAAGTTGACACATTTGTTTTCGGTTTTTTTCTAACAGGTAAAACCGTTGCCAAATCTGCAAAAACTTCCACAATTTTTTTACCGGTCACATATTGGACCGTATCACACCAATGGGAACCTATATCCGCGATGGCACGTGTGTTTCCGCCGAATTTAGGATCCAAACGCCAGTTAAAATCAGTTTCATACAGTAACCAATCTTGCAAATAACTTCCGTGTACCAAATTCACTTTTCCGAATTCACCATTTTTTATCATCGTTTGTAAATTTTTAATAATCGGAAATTGGCGATAATTAAAATTCACACCATGTACGACTTTATGCTGTTTTGCTAATGCAAGCAACTCTGCTGACTCTTTACTTGACATCGCTAACGGCTTCTCAGATAATACATGCTTGCCTGCTAAAATAGCTTCTTTGTTGATCGAAAAGTGAAGATGATTCGGCGTACAGTTATGGACAACTTGAATTTCGCTGTCCTCTAACATTTCTCGGTAATCGCCATATGCTTTTGGAATCCCAAGTTCAGCCGCTTTTTTTTCGGCGGTCTCCTTGCTGCTGCCCGCTAATCCAATCACATCAACAAAACCAAGCCTTCTGATTGCTTCAATATGAGTAGGACCGATAAAACCTGTCCCGATCACTCCAACTTTTATTTTTTCCATTGTTTTCTCCCCCTACTCAAGGACTATATGAATCTATTTTTTTAACGTTTTTCTTCCAAATGCTACTGCTAAGATAATGATTAAACCTCTGACAATCATTTGTTGGCTGACATCAAGGCCCATGATGATCAAACCATTATTAATCATGCCCATCATTAATGAACCGACAACTGTTCCAATCACTGTTCCGACTCCACCGGATAGAGCCGTTCCACCAAGAATAACAGCTGCAATTACAGAAAGCTCATCGCCTTCCCCAAATGTAAATCTTCCTGCGTGCATGCGTCCGGCATATAGAATACCAGCGAACCCGGCCGCCAAACCTGATCCTAAAAAGACGAGTAATTTGATTTTGTCAGTTTTTATTCCGGAAAACTTTGCAGCGCTTTCATTTCCGCCTGTTGCCAATGTTTGTCGTCCAAATGCTGTTTTACGGAGCAGAATATGTCCGATAATGACAGCGATGAGTGTCCAAATTAATAAAATCGGAATAGGTCCAATATCGCCTGAACCAAAAACGTAGTTAAAAGTGGAATGAACAATTGGTACTGGAGCTGTATTTGTAATCCACATTGCCAAACCTTTCACAATTCCCATCGTTCCAAGGGTAACTAGAAAAGAAGGAATCGCTACTTTTGTTATTAGGAGACCGTTAATGAGGCCTACTATTAAGCCTGTTCCCAGTCCGACAATAAGTCCGCCGAAAAACCCAAATCCAGCTTGTAAGGCTAATGCTGCCGTTAATGCGGATAATGCGGTAATGGATCCTACTGATAGGTCAATTTCACCCGTACTTATAACAAAGGTCATCGCGACTGCCATAATAGTTATCATCGCTGATTGACGGGCGATATTCAGCATATTGGCAGCAGTTAGAAATCCATCATCATATAACATGATTGAAAAATAGATGAAAACTCCGATAAAGGCAAAATATACAATATAGTTACGCCAATCGAATGTTTTTCCTGATTTAAAAGTATTCATATTAATTGAATTATTCATCTTAATACCCTTGGATTGCATGTTGAAGCTCCTCCTCAGAATTGATCTCCTTTCTTTTTAGTTCTTTCACCACTTTTCCTTCATGCAATACAATGACTCTGTCACTTACTGCTAAAAGTTCAGGAAGTTCTGATGAAATCACTATGATCGCCTTTCCGCTGTCAGCCAGTTCACGAATAATATCTATGATTTCTGTTTTCGCGCCGATATCTACTCCGATCGTAGGCTCATCTAAAATCAGTACATCAGGATCATTCGCCAGCCATTTTGCCAGTACAATCTTTTGCTGGTTGCCGCCGGATAACAATCCTGCTGTTTTAAAAATACTATCTGTTTTAATATTCAGTTTTTGAACTAGCTCACTTGTTAATTCATTCGCCTTGCCTTCATCAATAAATAATCCTTTTTTGATTTTTGAGAGGATAGGCAAAATCATATTATCCTTCACGCTATGTTCAAGGATCAGCCCTTGCATTCTGCGATCCTCCGGAATGAGGGCAAGACCGGCATTGACTGCATCGATCGGACTGTTAATGGATCGTTTTTCTCCGTTAACATAAATTTCACCGCTATCTATCGAATCAATACCGAAGATGCATCGGGCCATTTCTGACCTTCCACTTCCCATTAATCCTGCTACACCAAGAATTTCACCAGGATACAGCTTAAAATTAATATCATTGATTTTTGTTCCGGAAGTTAAATGTTTGACTTCCAGGATCGGAGTGGAATCAGCCCGGTATGTCCGTTCCTTCCATTCAAATGCTTTATCCATTGCAGCTCCGACAATATGCTGAATGACTGTATCTAACTCAATTTCTTTTATTCTTTCAGTAACCACATTTTTTCCGTCACGTAAAATCGTAATTCTGTCACAGATTTCAAAGATTTCGTCCATTCGGTGTGATATATATATAATGGAAATCCCTTTTTGCTTAAGTTTGTTGATAAAAGAAAAAAGAACTTCTGTTTCCTTCTTGGTTAAGGAGGATGTTGGCTCATCCATAATCAATATTTTTGCTTCTTGTGAAAGAGCTTTGGCAATTTCAGTCATTTGCCAATATCCGACACCAAGGTTTTCGACAACATCATTCGGATGAATATCAACTTCTAATTCTTGTAATAATTTTCTTGTTTTCTCGACACACTCTTTGTCGTTTAACAATCCTAATGAAGTTCTTGACTCTCTTGTTAAAAAAATATTTTCTGCGACTGTTAATGTTGGGATTAAACTAAACTCTTGAAAGATCATTGATATATAATTGTCTCTTGCATCGTTCATATTTTTAATCGTTACTTTTTTTCCATCAATGTAAATTTCCCCATCATCAGCTTCATAAACACCGGTTAATATTTTCATTAATGTTGATTTCCCGGCACCATTCCCCCCCATCAGGGCATGGACTTCACCTTTGTTCACTGAAAAATCAACTGAATTTAATACTTTAACGCCATTAAACGATTTGGAGATATTTTTCATTGAAAGAAGCGGCTGTTCCATCTCATTCACCTTCTTTTATAAGAGGCTACTCTTTTGAGCAGCCTCTATAAAGTTTGAAGTTCACTTTATTGGTTTACTTCTGCTTCAGTTTGTTTAAGACTTACCCATGTTCCTTTTTCAGCAGATTCAAGGATTGCATCACTTATTAGAGCGATACGATATCCATCATAGAAGTTTGGTGAAACTTCTGTATCTTCTACGATTGATTTAATAAAATCATACGTTTCAATAATTTTTGTTTCTCCATAACCAATACCAAGTGCAGGAATTGGCCACAATCCTTCACCGTATGGATGAGCAGGTCCGGTATAAACGGTTCTGAAACCTCTGGCATCGCTTGGATCATCAGCGAAATAAACTTGCAGTTCATCACGGCGTTCATAGTTGAAGTATAACGAACCTTTTTCGCCATGAATTTCAAAAGTTAGGAAATTATTGCGGCCCCAAGCATTACGTGTTGCTTCAATGCTGCCTATTGCCCCGTTTTCAAACTTTAACAGTGTTGCAAATTCATCATCAACATCTACAGGAGCTTTAGGAACATCGGCAGAAGCTTTTACCGTACCTAATTTGTCTACTCCGCCAGATTGGATTGGTCTTTCATTTATCCATGTTTTTGCCACTGCATTCACTTCCGAAATTTCACCAACAAGGAAGCGTGCCATATCAATGACATGGGTTCCTATATCACCAAGTGCACCTGAACCGGCTATCTTTTTCTGAAAACGCCATGATAAAGGTGAATTAGGATCCGCAGACCAATCTTGCAAATAAGTTCCACGGAAGTTAAGAATTTTACCAATGCGTCCTTCTTCAATATATTTTTTAGCCAGTGCAACTGCCGGAGTTCTTCTGTAGTTGAATGCAACCATATGTTTCACTCCAGCTTTTCGGACTGCATCTAACATTGTTTTTGCCTCTTCAGCATTTCTTGCTAAAGGTTTCTCAGAAATAATATGTTTACCAGCCTCTGCTGCAGCAATCGCAATTTCTGCATGAGAATTGTTAGGAGTAACGATATCGATTACATCGATATTCGGGTCTTCTACTACTTTTCTCCAATCGGATGAATAGTTTTCAAATCCTAAACGTTGAGCTGCCTCCACAGCTAATTGATCAGTAACATCTACGACTGTGTGACGATGCGGGATGGCAGGTGCCGGCCAAAAGAACATCGGCATTCCAGCATAAGCAAGTGCGTGTGCTTTTCCCATAAATCCTCCGCCAACCATACCAATATTTATTTTTTTCATATTATTTTCCTCCCTCAATTATCGTAATGAATATGAAAGTTATTTCACGGCATCTTGAATCGTTTTAGGTGGGTCTTTCCGGTAAACAAGCTTCCAAGAATCTAAAACATTGTCTTCAGTTTGTAATCGATTACATTTATTTTTACAACATTCTTTTAAAAATTTTTATCATTCTATTATTATATTTTATCAATAATAAAATAAGAGGGAGTTTTATTACATCTCCCTCTTACCTTTAATATTTCATTCGCCTTAAAATCATTTTCTTTGTTATAAAGTTTGTTTTCCTTTAACACCGTTAATTGAGTAACTTGCCGTAATGTTTGCATTTAATGACTGGGAAACCGAACAATACTTGTCTTTTGACAACTGAATGGCCCGGATTACCTTATCTTCGGGTAACTCGCCTTCAAGTGCGTAATGAATATGAATATCTGTATATCGTCTCGGATGGTCTTCTGCACGTGTTCCTTCTACTTCAAGATGAAAAGAAGTCGGATTCAAGCGCATTTTTTCCAATATCATAATAATATCAATTCCTGTGCACCCTGCTACTGCTTGTAAAAGCAATTCCATAGGCCTAGCTCCACTATTTTGCCCCCCGATTTCCTCGGCCGCATCAATTTTGATTTCATGGCCTGATGGAGTGGTTCCTGAAAAAGCTAATTGTCCTGTCCATGTTACCGTTGTTTTCATTAGTTACAATCCTTTCCTTATGTACCTTTTCTTTTATATTGTCTACTTCTTAATTTGGTATTCTCTTCTTTTCATAATTGTACATTTAACTTATGATAAATCAAAATTAAACAAGTCTGTTAAAGTGAATCCACAAAAAAGGGATAAACGAATGATTAGCTATTAATGAAAAATGAATTTCTCCACTCTTTTATCCTTGATTTTAGATTGTTTTTATGTTTACTTCATTGACTTTTTTATCATTCAGTTTAGCTAAAACGTCGTTAAAAGTATGCTTACTGATCCACTCATCCAAATCAGGCAACACTTTTTTAAAATATGGAAGCTTTGCCAAGACAGGGAGCTCTGTTAATTTTTGAATCATTGAGACATTATCATTGTGTAAAAAGTTTTGATCATCGAATTGGTTAAACACGATACCCTTTATTTTCAATCCTTCATTCATGGCATATTGTACAGTAGTAACAGCATGATGGATACTTCCAAGACCGCATAAAGAAACTAGTACAATAGGAATTTGTAAATCCTTGATAAAATCTTTCGTCATGTATACTTCGTTTTCACGCTCTTGAAGAGGAACCGCCAGTCCTCCCGCCCCTTCTACTAGAACGATGTCATATTGTTCTTTTAATTCATTTAGCTTCTGTTTGATATTTTCTATATTCGCTTTTTGTCCTGTTATTTTTTCTGCCAAATGAGGAGATACAGCAGGCTTGAAAAAATACATCCCTGTCTGATCGTCGCCGATAGACTTCTGAAACCAATATGAATCCGGATAGCTTTGTTTCTCTTCATCAAATCCCGATTGAATCGGTTTAAAAACCTTCACCTTCAATCCATTTTTACTAAGAACTTTATATAAAAATGACGTAACAATGGTTTTTCCAATATCAGTTCCTGTTCCGGTAATAAACAATGCGTTCCCCATTTAAGCTGCCACTCCTTTGCCAACAGGTAATCCAGATAAACGTGCGAGGATTTTTGACGCTAAAATCGAACAAATAATACATAGGATAATGTCGCCCGGTACGGGAATAAGAAATCCGTACAAGACTGTTTGCTTAATCGTTAGTGGCTTCTCCACCACAAATTTCATCACACCGTAAAGCCAAACACAACCTATCGTATATACTGTTAATAAAGAAGCAAAATTGGCTGCAGCCAATGTTTTAATTGAACGTTTTTTCACCTTCTCCACGATCAACCCGCTCACATATGCTCCTAAAACAAATCCGATCAAATAGCCAAAAGTCGGTTTTAATACGTAGCCAAACCCACCCCCTTCTGCAAAAACAGGGACTCCGATCAGGCCTATGAACACATACAACAGTTGGCTAAGCGCACCTAATCTTGGACCAAGCAGAGAGCCTGCTAGAAAAACAGAAACAATTTGCAAAGTAAATGGTACATATGGAATCGGAATTTTGATAAATCCCCCAATGGCTGTCATTGCGGCAAAAATTGCTGCTAAGGTCATGTGTTTTGTTTTCATTTCATTTTCACCCTCATTGGATTGTTTTTTTTATCATGCATGATTTATATTCATTTTGTCAACTATTTTTAAAAATAGGTTTACAATTAATCCAAAATATGAAACGATCACGAAAAATGAAGCAAAAAAAGAGGTATCTGAAAATAGATACCTGGTACTTCATAAAATATTTAGTGAGTTCGAACTTTAGTTTCTGATCATAATTGTTTTTAATACAAACTAAGCATGTACGGAAATATTCCAAGCAAACGGGTCTTTAAATTCATTCCAGTCCATTAACAGTTCCTCTTCTGTTAGTAAGCAACTGTCTAATGAGGCTTTTACAGCTTCTTTATCCATGTCAATTCCGATCACAACAAGTTCAATCATGCGGTCTCCATATTTTTCATCCCAATCATCTTTTAATTCAGGATTTTCCGCAAAGTACGTGGATTGTTCCTCAATAGGCAAAGCAGCCACCCAGTAAGCAACAGGTTCCAGATTGACGGATGGGCCGGCCTGAGAGAATAAAAGTGCAACATCATTTCTAGTGGCGCACCAAATAATCCCTTTTGCCCTCACAATTTCTTCAGGCATTTCCTCAGCCCATTGGTAAAATCGCTCTGAATGAAATGGGATGCGGCTTCGATACACAAATGAGCTGATTCCATATTCCTCTGTTTCCGGAGTATGTTCTGGTGATTCCAGCTCTTTAAGCCATCCTGCTGATTGGCTTGCTTTCTCAAAATCAAATAATCCTGTATTCAATATTTCAGAAGGAGAGACTTCTCCTTTAACGGTACGTATCAGCCTTGCTTCGGGCTGAAGTTTTCTTAGAAATCCTTCCAGCTGATTTAATTGTTCAGGATCTAACAAATCACACTTATTCAGGATGAGAACATCACAAAATTCAATTTGATCGATCAATAGATCGGCAACAGTTCTTTCGTCATTTTCCCCAGCGGCCTGGCTTCTATCCAACAATGAATCCCCTGATGCGAAATCATGCCAAAATCGGTTCGCATCGACGACTGTAACCATTGTATCAAGTCTGCAATGCTTCGTAAGGTCTATTCCTAATTCTTCATCAATGTAGGAAAATGTTTGAGCAACTGGTACGGGTTCACTTATACCAGTAGATTCAATAATTATGTAATCAATATTCCCCTGCTGTACGAGTCGCTCAACTTCCTTCAATAAATCTTCCCTTAGCGTGCAGCAAATGCATCCATTTGATAATTCCACAAGTTTCTCTTCGGTTCGGTTTAACCCTCCCCCTTGTTTAACTAAATCTGCATCCACATTGATTTCGCTCATATCATTGACAATAACAGCTACTCTCAAACCATCCCTGTTTTTTAAAATATGGTTTAATATCGTTGTTTTTCCCGCACCTAAATAACCGCTCAAAACGGTGACTGGTATTTTTTTATCCGGCATATTGATTCTCCTTAAAATAATAAATCATAATTATTACGATTTATACTGTGCAATTTCTCCAATTGATTCCGGCAATTACGCCATTTCAAATTGCTTTTCCAAAATTTACTTAGTTTCTCTGTGCAAAGTACGACGTTTCAACCGCGGCGAGTATTTCATTAATTCAAGTCTTTCGGGATTGTTTCGTTTATTTTTTGTCGTTATGTAATTTCTGTCACCTGTTTCAGTACATTGAAGCGTTATTTTAACTCGCATTTTTATCCTCCTTGTTAAAATTGAAATAGGAATGATTACGATTTTCATTGTATAGTATAGATGAAAGGAAAGTCAATATCGGGATTTGATTAAAAATAATTTCAAATAGTCCTAATAAGATCTATTGCCATCTAGCAAAAAATAGATTTCCATTACAAATAAGTAAATACAATTCTTAAAAATGAATTCTATTAATAAATATTATTGACAAGTACTATATTTTTGATTTATTGGAGGTCATTATGGATCGTCTATTTCGTTTATACTTACTTGATTTCACCGGAATTTTCATAATTGGTATTGCCATTTATTTCTTATCCTTTGGAACAAATATAACGGTTAATAATGAAGCAGGCTGGCAATTCCCCCCTTCTCTATTAAATTTGAATACGATTTTTTTAAGTATTTTAATAGAAGCTATGCCATTTGTTTTGATCGGTGTTCTAATTGCCGGTATGATCCAAATTTTTGTTAAAGAAGAGCATATTCAAAAGTGTATTCCTAAAAATAAATTTTTGGCTGTCATGATGAGCTGCGTCGTCGGAGCATGTTTCCCGGCTTGTGAATGCGGTATGGTGCCGATCGTCCGGAAACTTGTTGCCAAAGGAGTTCCTATTTACGCAGGAATTGGTTTTTTGCTAACCGGTCCGCTTATTAATCCCATCGTAATTGCCTCAACTTACATGGCATTTGGGAATAATTTAAAGATCTCACTATTGAGGATGATTATCGGGTTCTTTATCGCGATATTTGTTGCAATAGCTGTGAGCTTCCTCTTTAAAGGCCGTCAGTTTAAAGAGACTGCCCCGTTAACAGACGTGCATTCCCACTCCAGCGATAAACATATGACGTTTATCGAAAAGTTTTGGAGTATGCTTAAGCATTCGATCGATGAGTTTTTTGATATGGGCAGATACTTAATCATTGGGGCATTTTTTGCGGCTTTTGTACAAACATATTTGCCGGCTAAATCGTTGCTTGATGCAGGCAGCGGAGTAGGTTCTTCCACCCTTGTTATGATGGGACTTGCCTATATTATGTCTCTTTGTTCAGAAGCAGACGCCTTTATCGGAGCATCTTTTTCAAGCATTTTTCCGACCACTTCTATTTTAGGTTTTCTAGTATTTGGCCCTATGATTGATTTAAAAAATACGATTATGATGCTGAGCGTTTTTCGGACAAGGTTTGTTTTGGGCGTTTTAGCGATCGTCACGATCTCTGTTTTTACTGCATTGATGCTTCTGCATCCATTTATGTGAGGAGGGGAAAAAGATGCAATTTCATGTTCAGCAGGCCATTAGAGCATTCATACTGTTTACTTTTTCCGCTCTAATACTTAAGCTGCATTTTACCGGTGACATGACGAAATTTATTAACCCGAAATACGAAAATCTTAGCCAGGCGGCAGCTGTAATTTTTCTGTTATTATTTATGGTGCAGCTTACTAGGGTGTGGACATTAACAAAGGAGGAGCACCATTGTCATGACGGGCATGAATGCAGCCATCATGATCATGGGGATTCACCATTTTCTTTTAAAAAAGCAATTTCTTATTTCATTATTGTTTTTCCTTTGTTAACCGGAATTTTTCTTCCGGCTAAAGCGTTGGATGCATCAATCGCCAATAAAAAAGGAGCAATGATTTCCTTATCCAATCAGGCGAAAAACGGCGGACAAATTGATGAAGAAAGCGCCTCCAATGGGAACCCTTCTGAACCGAATACAGATAACAGCTTGGAGAAAGGTACAAGCAGTACAAATACCCATGATTCAAATGTTCCTGTCAATCCAAATGAAATGACGGAAGAGGAATACCAGAAGCTAATGAAAGAATTAGAAAATGCCCCGGTCATATTAATGAAAGATCTAGTGTACTCTTCTTATTATGATGCGATCAGTATCGATGTCGATAAGTATAAAGGCAGGAAGATTCAACTGAACGGTTTTGTTTATAAAGAGAAAGGGTTTCAGCCGAATCAACTTGTTATCTCACGATTTTTAATCACGCATTGTGTCGCTGATGCCGGAATTATCGGGTTTCTTTCTGAATTTCCGGAAGCTTCCACTCTTTACCCTGATACATGGATCGAGGCGGAAGGAACACTTGATGTAACCACATATAATGGCACCAAGCTCCCACTAATTAAAATAAACAGTTGGAAAAAAATCGATGAACCGAAAGAGCCTTACCTTTATCCGATTAGTGTCAAACTTAAATAAAAGCTTTGGGGAAGGAAGCCCTTATTCCTCCCCTTCTCTTACCTCAAATAATAAAGAATGCATTGAACAAAGAGTATTGATAATAAGCTCATTCATAAACCTTTTGTCTATTACTCTTTGATAATAGTGGTCTATCATTGCTCCACATGACATCCACCGGCAACTCCAAAAACTCTGAAAGCACTTGTTCTGATATCAAATCACGGATTTTTCCGGAGGCAAATACTTCTCCCTTTTTTAAAAGAAGGATTTTACTAAATACGGGTAAAATCTCTTCCACATGATGGGTAACGTAAAGAAGAGTTGGTCCGCCAGGTGTCGCTGCAATTCTTTCAATATCTTCTAAAAGCAGCTCTCTTGCAATAAAATCAAGTCCGTTTGTCGGTTCATCTAAAATTAGTAAATCAGGGTCAGTCATGAGTGCTCTAGCAATTAAAACACGCTGCCTTTCTCCTTGCGACAAAGTTCCATATTCTCTATTAGCAAAATCAAAGCATCCAAACTTTTTTAACAATGAAACGGCTTTTTGTCTGATTTCATCGGTTGGTGTCTCATATAGCCCTATTGAAGCATATGCACCGCTTAACACAATTTCATACGCATTGTCGGAATCGTAAAATTTTTGCTGTAAGGATGAAGAAACTAGTCCAATT from Bacillus methanolicus includes these protein-coding regions:
- a CDS encoding Gfo/Idh/MocA family protein — encoded protein: MEKIKVGVIGTGFIGPTHIEAIRRLGFVDVIGLAGSSKETAEKKAAELGIPKAYGDYREMLEDSEIQVVHNCTPNHLHFSINKEAILAGKHVLSEKPLAMSSKESAELLALAKQHKVVHGVNFNYRQFPIIKNLQTMIKNGEFGKVNLVHGSYLQDWLLYETDFNWRLDPKFGGNTRAIADIGSHWCDTVQYVTGKKIVEVFADLATVLPVRKKPKTNVSTFGTQNTEEENYEEVTIQTEDYASVLVRFHDGARGVFTVSQVSAGRKNRLSFEIDGSKSSAYWNQEEPEKLWIGYRDKPNEILLADPALFAPEARSSIHHPGGHNEGWPDALKNMMLQFYTFIRDGKDPLKDQTNFATFEDGHVSMSIIDAIVESHKQQKWVKVQVDQEVSS
- a CDS encoding ABC transporter permease is translated as MQSKGIKMNNSINMNTFKSGKTFDWRNYIVYFAFIGVFIYFSIMLYDDGFLTAANMLNIARQSAMITIMAVAMTFVISTGEIDLSVGSITALSALTAALALQAGFGFFGGLIVGLGTGLIVGLINGLLITKVAIPSFLVTLGTMGIVKGLAMWITNTAPVPIVHSTFNYVFGSGDIGPIPILLIWTLIAVIIGHILLRKTAFGRQTLATGGNESAAKFSGIKTDKIKLLVFLGSGLAAGFAGILYAGRMHAGRFTFGEGDELSVIAAVILGGTALSGGVGTVIGTVVGSLMMGMINNGLIIMGLDVSQQMIVRGLIIILAVAFGRKTLKK
- a CDS encoding sugar ABC transporter ATP-binding protein; this translates as MEQPLLSMKNISKSFNGVKVLNSVDFSVNKGEVHALMGGNGAGKSTLMKILTGVYEADDGEIYIDGKKVTIKNMNDARDNYISMIFQEFSLIPTLTVAENIFLTRESRTSLGLLNDKECVEKTRKLLQELEVDIHPNDVVENLGVGYWQMTEIAKALSQEAKILIMDEPTSSLTKKETEVLFSFINKLKQKGISIIYISHRMDEIFEICDRITILRDGKNVVTERIKEIELDTVIQHIVGAAMDKAFEWKERTYRADSTPILEVKHLTSGTKINDINFKLYPGEILGVAGLMGSGRSEMARCIFGIDSIDSGEIYVNGEKRSINSPIDAVNAGLALIPEDRRMQGLILEHSVKDNMILPILSKIKKGLFIDEGKANELTSELVQKLNIKTDSIFKTAGLLSGGNQQKIVLAKWLANDPDVLILDEPTIGVDIGAKTEIIDIIRELADSGKAIIVISSELPELLAVSDRVIVLHEGKVVKELKRKEINSEEELQHAIQGY
- a CDS encoding Gfo/Idh/MocA family protein gives rise to the protein MKKINIGMVGGGFMGKAHALAYAGMPMFFWPAPAIPHRHTVVDVTDQLAVEAAQRLGFENYSSDWRKVVEDPNIDVIDIVTPNNSHAEIAIAAAEAGKHIISEKPLARNAEEAKTMLDAVRKAGVKHMVAFNYRRTPAVALAKKYIEEGRIGKILNFRGTYLQDWSADPNSPLSWRFQKKIAGSGALGDIGTHVIDMARFLVGEISEVNAVAKTWINERPIQSGGVDKLGTVKASADVPKAPVDVDDEFATLLKFENGAIGSIEATRNAWGRNNFLTFEIHGEKGSLYFNYERRDELQVYFADDPSDARGFRTVYTGPAHPYGEGLWPIPALGIGYGETKIIETYDFIKSIVEDTEVSPNFYDGYRIALISDAILESAEKGTWVSLKQTEAEVNQ
- a CDS encoding OsmC family protein, producing MKTTVTWTGQLAFSGTTPSGHEIKIDAAEEIGGQNSGARPMELLLQAVAGCTGIDIIMILEKMRLNPTSFHLEVEGTRAEDHPRRYTDIHIHYALEGELPEDKVIRAIQLSKDKYCSVSQSLNANITASYSINGVKGKQTL
- the bioD gene encoding dethiobiotin synthase; protein product: MGNALFITGTGTDIGKTIVTSFLYKVLSKNGLKVKVFKPIQSGFDEEKQSYPDSYWFQKSIGDDQTGMYFFKPAVSPHLAEKITGQKANIENIKQKLNELKEQYDIVLVEGAGGLAVPLQERENEVYMTKDFIKDLQIPIVLVSLCGLGSIHHAVTTVQYAMNEGLKIKGIVFNQFDDQNFLHNDNVSMIQKLTELPVLAKLPYFKKVLPDLDEWISKHTFNDVLAKLNDKKVNEVNIKTI
- a CDS encoding biotin transporter BioY, which gives rise to MKTKHMTLAAIFAAMTAIGGFIKIPIPYVPFTLQIVSVFLAGSLLGPRLGALSQLLYVFIGLIGVPVFAEGGGFGYVLKPTFGYLIGFVLGAYVSGLIVEKVKKRSIKTLAAANFASLLTVYTIGCVWLYGVMKFVVEKPLTIKQTVLYGFLIPVPGDIILCIICSILASKILARLSGLPVGKGVAA
- a CDS encoding GTP-binding protein — translated: MPDKKIPVTVLSGYLGAGKTTILNHILKNRDGLRVAVIVNDMSEINVDADLVKQGGGLNRTEEKLVELSNGCICCTLREDLLKEVERLVQQGNIDYIIIESTGISEPVPVAQTFSYIDEELGIDLTKHCRLDTMVTVVDANRFWHDFASGDSLLDRSQAAGENDERTVADLLIDQIEFCDVLILNKCDLLDPEQLNQLEGFLRKLQPEARLIRTVKGEVSPSEILNTGLFDFEKASQSAGWLKELESPEHTPETEEYGISSFVYRSRIPFHSERFYQWAEEMPEEIVRAKGIIWCATRNDVALLFSQAGPSVNLEPVAYWVAALPIEEQSTYFAENPELKDDWDEKYGDRMIELVVIGIDMDKEAVKASLDSCLLTEEELLMDWNEFKDPFAWNISVHA
- the rpmG gene encoding 50S ribosomal protein L33 → MRVKITLQCTETGDRNYITTKNKRNNPERLELMKYSPRLKRRTLHRETK
- a CDS encoding permease; the encoded protein is MDRLFRLYLLDFTGIFIIGIAIYFLSFGTNITVNNEAGWQFPPSLLNLNTIFLSILIEAMPFVLIGVLIAGMIQIFVKEEHIQKCIPKNKFLAVMMSCVVGACFPACECGMVPIVRKLVAKGVPIYAGIGFLLTGPLINPIVIASTYMAFGNNLKISLLRMIIGFFIAIFVAIAVSFLFKGRQFKETAPLTDVHSHSSDKHMTFIEKFWSMLKHSIDEFFDMGRYLIIGAFFAAFVQTYLPAKSLLDAGSGVGSSTLVMMGLAYIMSLCSEADAFIGASFSSIFPTTSILGFLVFGPMIDLKNTIMMLSVFRTRFVLGVLAIVTISVFTALMLLHPFM
- a CDS encoding TIGR03943 family putative permease subunit — encoded protein: MQFHVQQAIRAFILFTFSALILKLHFTGDMTKFINPKYENLSQAAAVIFLLLFMVQLTRVWTLTKEEHHCHDGHECSHHDHGDSPFSFKKAISYFIIVFPLLTGIFLPAKALDASIANKKGAMISLSNQAKNGGQIDEESASNGNPSEPNTDNSLEKGTSSTNTHDSNVPVNPNEMTEEEYQKLMKELENAPVILMKDLVYSSYYDAISIDVDKYKGRKIQLNGFVYKEKGFQPNQLVISRFLITHCVADAGIIGFLSEFPEASTLYPDTWIEAEGTLDVTTYNGTKLPLIKINSWKKIDEPKEPYLYPISVKLK
- a CDS encoding ABC transporter ATP-binding protein, with amino-acid sequence MVIQLENVWLNRDGTWILKDINWNVKKGEHWVLFGLNGAGKTALLDLINAYYFPTKGKAVVLRKEFGKVPLESDLRRKIGLVSSSLQQKFYDSDNAYEIVLSGAYASIGLYETPTDEIRQKAVSLLKKFGCFDFANREYGTLSQGERQRVLIARALMTDPDLLILDEPTNGLDFIARELLLEDIERIAATPGGPTLLYVTHHVEEILPVFSKILLLKKGEVFASGKIRDLISEQVLSEFLELPVDVMWSNDRPLLSKSNRQKVYE